A window of the Hordeum vulgare subsp. vulgare chromosome 5H, MorexV3_pseudomolecules_assembly, whole genome shotgun sequence genome harbors these coding sequences:
- the LOC123396847 gene encoding probable polyamine transporter At3g13620, which yields MNQEILTDTQSEEQGQHPQPHGAFTQEHAPHGQQLQLQQGGGRTPTSSGHLQPKITLIPLVFLIYFEVAGGPYGSEKAVRAAGPLFTLLGFLIFPFAWGVPESLVTAELAAAFPGNGGFVRWADHAFGPLAGSLLGTWKYLSIVINIAAYPALVADYLGGVAPAVAEPGRTRTGTVIGMTLFLSVVNYAGLSIVGWGAVALGVVSLAPFVLMTAMAVPKVRPRRWASQVEGRKDWRLFFNTLFWNLNYWDSASTMAGEVERPERTFPRALAVAVVLIAVSYLLPLMAATGATDAPPETWVNGYLADAAGIIGGPWLKYWTGAGAVISSIGMFEAQMSSGSFQLLGMAELGLLPAVFARRAAYTGTPWVAIAASTAVTIAVSFLGFDDVVATANFLYSLGTLLEFASFVWLRAKHPALKRPYRVPLPLPALVAMCAVPSAFLAYVCAVAGWRVFAVAAGLTALGVGWHGIMRVCRARKLLRFNNVVAAVHQEDAEDDTV from the exons ATGAACCAAGAAATCCTAACTGACACACAGAGTGAGGAACAGGGACAACATCCACAGCCGCATGGGGCCTTCACGCAAGAGCACGCACCACATGGCCAACAGCTGCAGCTGCAGCAAGGCGGTGGCCGGACCCCGACGTCGTCCGGCCACCTGCAGCCCAAGATCACCCTGATTCCGCTCGTCTTCCTCATCTACTTCGAGGTGGCAGGCGGTCCGTACGGCTCCGAGAAGGCGGTCCGCGCGGCGGGGCCGCTGTTCACGCTGCTCGGCTTCCTCATCTTCCCCTTCGCGTGGGGCGTCCCGGAGTCGCTCGTCACCGCCGAGCTCGCCGCCGCGTTCCCGGGAAACGGCGGCTTCGTCCGGTGGGCCGACCATGCCTTCGGCCCGCTCGCGGGCTCCCTCCTCGGCACGTGGAAGTACCTCAGCATCGTCATCAACATCGCCGCCTACCCGGCCCTCGTCGCCGACTACCTCGGCGGCGTGGCCCCCGCGGTCGCGGAGCCCGGCAGGACGCGCACGGGCACGGTGATCGGTATGACGCTGTTCCTCTCCGTCGTGAACTACGCTGGCCTGAGCATTGTCGGCTGGGGCGCGGTGGCGCTGGGCGTAGTGTCGCTGGCCCCGTTCGTGCTGATGACGGCGATGGCGGTGCCCAAGGTGCGGCCGCGTCGGTGGGCGTCGCAGGTGGAGGGGAGGAAGGACTGGAGGCTCTTCTTCAACACGCTGTTCTGGAACCTCAACTACTGGGACAGCGCGAGCACCATGGCCGGTGAGGTGGAGCGGCCGGAGCGGACGTTCCCCCGGGCGCTGGCGGTGGCGGTTGTTCTGATTGCTGTCAGTTACCTGCTGCCGCTTATGGCCGCCACCGGCGCCACAGACGCACCGCCGGAAACCTGGGTGAATGGCTACTTGGCCGATGCTGCAG GAATCATCGGGGGCCCATGGCTCAAGTATTGGACGGGGGCCGGTGCGGTGATCTCCTCCATCGGCATGTTCGAGGCCCAGATGAGCAGTGGCTCGTTCCAGCTCCTCGGGATGGCGGAACTCGGCCTGCTCCCGGCCGTCTTTGCCCGCCGCGCCGCCTACACGGGGACCCCATGGGTCGCCATCGCCGCGTCGACCGCCGTCACCATCGCCGTCTCCTTCCTCGGCTTCGACGACGTCGTCGCCACCGCCAACTTCTTATACAGCCTGGGCACGCTGCTCGAGTTCGCCTCCTTCGTCTGGCTCCGTGCCAAGCACCCGGCGCTGAAGCGCCCCTACCGCGTGCCGCTACCGCTGCCGGCGCTCGTGGCCATGTGCGCCGTGCCGTCGGCTTTCCTGGCCTATGTGTGTGCGGTGGCTGGGTGGAGGGTGTTCGCCGtcgcggcggggctgacggcgctcGGTGTCGGCTGGCATGGCATCATGAGGGTGTGCAGGGCTAGGAAGTTGCTCAGGTTCAACAACGTAGTTGCTGCTGTCCATCAAGAGGATGCCGAAGACGACACGGTCTGA